A single genomic interval of Macadamia integrifolia cultivar HAES 741 chromosome 6, SCU_Mint_v3, whole genome shotgun sequence harbors:
- the LOC122082443 gene encoding uncharacterized protein LOC122082443 isoform X2 — protein sequence MPPEPSTWDRKDLFKEKKNERSDALGSVARWRDSHHGSRDFARWGSDDFRRPQGHGKQDGYQLFPDDSGYGCTISRSGERVADDDICRFPASRAEAKYGRNSRESKGSFSQKDWKGNISERDTDVNFSSSGRPHEISAQRLVPHEISAQRSVDDLLTYPSHPHSDIENSSWDQLNCKDHHDKMGGLDGLGTGYRYDKDHSFGPINWKPRKWTRSGSLSSRGSGFSHSGSSRCIKADSEEMKPDLRHGKVPSACIPSGDASVAVNNAAPVDESCLRKKQRLGWGQGLAKYEKAKVEGPDEIIGKGGLFSCSNNNRIMHGPVPSMSDKSPRITGLSECASPATPSSVACSSSPGVDDKSYNKVADIDNDMSNLSDSPDQGFQNFLEEFPVSLENLELNPLNNLSSLLSDLVQAEDASSGDSCFVRSTGTNKLLLLKSDILKAIEKTEYEIDLFDSELKSLNLELEIGGFCLRGPSSLQVISVPKHCTEVCDASNVLPTTAPLQVAAAGEVLEEKPMIHNDTLVDVCTGVGDEDIDSPRTSTSKFVEPPCVKNPDSSADVAKHEESSMGLEVASSTTAGGQSLLPSDKKRPAASVSGAAESNHRVEINVSGVEEANNLVKINSSAQISSNLGPHSGKECKLHSSIFASNKDNARKAFEVFNKLLPSEQHEVDIWGASCAFNLQNRVLVKKKLATRKCFLRFKERILTMKFRAIQYLWKDDMRLLSRRKSRSKFQRRFEMSSRVSHAGHQKNRSSIRSRFTSTGNSPSVYSREMMDFASKLLSDSQIKLYRNSLKMPALILDEKERKLSRFITTNGLVEDPCAVEKEKSMINPWTLKEKEIFMEMLATFGKDFKKIASFLEHKTTADCVEFYYKNQKSESFDKIKKKLDLRKLERSYPANTYLVTSGKKWNREVNAASLDMLGAASVIAAQADESLKAHQICEGKLSWVGLHGFKTCDDAALEVSTGVDILAKDKEATAADVLTGICGALSSEAMSSCVTSSVDPGEGCQEWKSQKVSYRNNQPLTPEVMQLVDDEETCSDDSCGELDSVDWTDDEKSIFIQALRAYGKDFGKISRCMGTRSQDQCKIFFSKARKCLGLDVIQPGPGNDGMPVSDTNGGRSDTEDACVVEMESAICSTQSSSRMDVDLPLDMEASTNVGITNLQTDTDGFIEKKHLGQSEDEGSEKDLGVVADDVLAVPKCGFDGDIKSMEQVEGKVETALSYEQRMGVHESLVSTAEKEHGKESTEPTVALVDEPVCAEGPKGDEVRLNCAVDLHAEPRATAGHMMCSEITHPAVSGNGLDDRKHTKSSADTNSNTSTLFCFPPDSPNSKASGSVADRRIIPGFSSTSNVQHQVSLEGLSSVHNPQIISWPPKESCPVSASLVLQDSSVVHSADHMQPPLPPPSSTLNVEEQGNKQQLESSNADIYHQYLLGQSLNQVVTSQILRGYPLHVLNKKEINGDIDSKSSGKSSVVNSFSKMNRDQHSYQHFVQESYDKKCTTSILPHSVDALYLPPRTQEQSTSDHPRPHLLSSPDVAENSRKTGDVKLFGQILSHPSPLQKPNPTSSRDGDDKGMSPDTSGRAFNLKFTPNQGTDGSSVMPKVDPCKNSSLDDFPMMSYGFWDGNRIQTGLSSLPDPAVLLAKYPVAFGDYSTSSSCRVEPQPLPPTVKRNDHNLGCVSIFPSKDVVSGDFQAYRTYDGTEVQPFMVDMKRHDVFSEMQKRNGYEGVPGFQTQGRVAGMNGVGGGSILVGGGSCTGVSDPVAAIQMHYASAERYGGGQAGSIREEESWRRGDIGR from the exons ATGCCGCCGGAACCTTCGACCTGGGATCGGAAGGATCTttttaaggagaagaagaatgagagatcGGATGCCCTAGGCTCTGTTGCAAGATGGAGGGACTCTCATCACGGATCTCGCGATTTTGCCCGATGGGGCTCGGACGACTTTCGCCGCCCTCAAG GTCATGGTAAGCAGGATGGTTACCAGCTCTTTCCCGATGATTCAGGTTATGGATGTACGATTTCACGGTCCGGCGAGAGAGTAGCAGATGATGATATCTGCCGGTTTCCTGCTTCCCGTGCCGAGGCAAAATACGGGCGGAACAGCCGGGAAAGTAAAGGATCTTTCAGCCAGAAGGACTGGAAAGGTAATATTTCGGAGAGGGATACTGATGTCAATTTTAGCTCCTCAGGCAGGCCGCATGAAATAAGTGCTCAGAGGTTAGTGCCGCATGAGATAAGTGCTCAGAGGTCAGTCGATGATCTTTTAACATACCCATCTCACCCTCATTCTGACATTGAAAACTCGTCATGGGATCAACTCAACTGCAAAGATCATCATGATAAGATGGGTGGTCTTGATGGCTTGGGTACAGGCTACAGATATGACAAAGATCACTCGTTTGGCCCGATCAACTGGAAGCCCCGGAAATGGACCCGTTCTGGTAGCCTGTCATCACGTGGCTCTGGTTTCAGCCACTCGGGAAGCAGCAGGTGCATCAAAGCCGattcagaggaaatgaagcCCGACTTACGGCACGGGAAAGTACCTTCAGCTTGTATACCTTCTGGGGATGCTTCTGTTGCTGTAAATAATGCTGCACCTGTTGATGAGTCCTGTCTCAGAAAGAAGCAGCGTCTTGGATGGGGCCAGGGGCTGGCAAAGTACGAGAAGGCGAAGGTTGAAGGTCCTGATGAAATTATTGGAAAGGGTGGATTGTTTTCATGTTCAAACAACAATAGAATTATGCATGGTCCTGTTCCAAGCATGTCCGACAAAAGCCCCAGAATCACAGGTCTATCAGAATGTGCCTCTCCCGCAACTCCGTCTTCTGTGGCATGCAGTTCATCGCCAG GAGTGGATGACAAATCATATAATAAGGTGGCAGATATTGATAATGATATGAGTAATTTAAGTGATTCACCTGATCAAGGATTTCAGAATTTCCTGGAAGAGTTCCCTGTTAGTCTAGAGAATTTGGAGCTCAATCCCTTGAATAATTTAAGCTCCCTTCTTTCTGATCTAGTACAAGCTGAGGATGCCAGCTCTGGTGACTCTTGTTTTGTGAGATCAACTGGCACGAATAAGTTGCTGCTATTAAAAAGTGATATTTTGAAGGCGATTGAGAAGACTGAATATGAAATTGATTTGTTTGACAGTGAGCTCAAATCCTTGAATTTGGAATTGGAAATTGGTGGTTTTTGTTTAAGAGGGCCCAGTTCTTTACAAGTGATTAGTGTGCCCAAACATTGTACAGAAGTATGTGATGCATCTAATGTATTGCCAACAACAGCTCCGCTGCAAGTAGCTGCTGCGGGAGAGGTCCTTGAGGAGAAGCCAATGATTCACAATGATACCTTGGTAGATGTATGTACTGGAGTTGGGGATGAGGATATCGACAGTCCAAGAACTTCTACGTCCAAGTTTGTGGAACCACCATGCGTGAAAAATCCAGACTCTTCTGCAGATGTGGCAAAGCATGAAGAATCTTCTATGGGTTTAGAAGTAGCCAGCTCTACAACTGCTGGTGGACAAAGTTTATTACCCTCTGACAAAAAAAGGCCAGCAGCAAGTGTATCTGGGGCAGCGGAATCAAATCACCGTGTTGAAATCAATGTATCTGGGGTGGAAGAAGCAAATAACCTTGTTAAAATCAATTCCAGTGCTCAGATTTCCAGTAACTTGGGCCCGCATAGTGGCAAAGAATGTAAACTGCATTCTTCAATATTTGCTTCGAATAAAGATAATGCAAGAAAAGCATTTGAAGTATTTAATAAACTATTGCCCTCTGAGCAACATGAAGTTGATATTTGGGGAGCCAGCTGTGCCTTTAACTTGCAGAACAGGGTACTTGTTAAGAAGAAACTTGCAACAAGGAAATGTTTCCTGCGATTCAAGGAGAGAATTCTCACCATGAAGTTTCGGGCAATTCAATACTTATGGAAGGATGACATGCGTTTACTTTCAAGGAGGAAGAGCCGGTCGAAGTTTCAAAGGCGATTTGAAATGAGTTCCCGAGTGTCGCATGCTGGTCACCAGAAAAATCGATCATCTATCCGGTCTCGGTTTACTTCAACTG GTAATTCACCATCGGTTTATAGCAGAGAGATGATGGATTTTGCCAGCAAGCTGCTGTCAGATTCCCAAATTAAGCTCTATAGGAATAGTCTGAAGATGCCTGCATTAATCTTGGATGAGAAGGAGAGGAAGCTTTCAAGGTTCATTACCACAAATGGATTAGTTGAGGACCCCTGTGCTGTTGAGAAGGAAAAGTCAATGATCAATCCATGGACTTTGAAGGAGAAGGAAATTTTCATGGAGATGCTTGCTACGTTTGGGAAGGACTTCAAAAAAATTGCCTCTTTTCTTGAGCACAAGACAACTGCTGATTGTGTTGAGTTCTACTACAAAAACCAGAAATCAGAAAGttttgataaaataaagaaaaaattggaTCTGAGAAAGCTAGAAAGAAGTTACCCTGCGAATACTTACCTAGTGACATCAGGAAAGAAGTGGAATCGAGAGGTTAATGCCGCTTCCCTTGATATGCTAGGAGCAGCTTCTGTGATAGCAGCTCAAGCTGATGAAAGCTTGAAGGCTCATCAGATTTGCGAGGGAAAGTTGTCTTGGGTGGGTTTACATGGCTTCAAAACATGTGATGATGCTGCCTTGGAAGTGTCAACTGGTGTTGATATTCTTGCAAAGGACAAAGAAGCTACAGCTGCTGATGTGTTAACTGGAATATGTGGTGCTCTATCATCCGAGGCAATGAGCTCCTGTGTTACAAGTTCTGTTGACCCAGGCGAGGGTTGTCAAGAGTGGAAGAGCCAGAAGGTTAGCTACAGAAACAATCAACCTTTGACACCTGAGGTTATGCAGCTTGTTGATGACGAAGAAACTTGTTCAGATGATAGCTGTGGGGAGTTGGATTCAGTTGATTGGACAGATGATGAGAAGTCCATTTTCATACAGGCACTGAGAGCTTATGGTAAGGATTTTGGAAAGATCTCCCGTTGTATGGGGACAAGGTCACAAGATCAATGCAAAATCTTCTTTAGTAAGGCCCGGAAGTGTCTTGGCCTGGATGTGATCCAGCCTGGGCCAGGCAATGATGGAATGCCAGTGAGTGATACCAATGGAGGAAGGAGTGACACTGAAGATGCTTGTGTTGTGGAGATGGAGTCTGCCATTTGCAGCACTCAATCATCATCTAGGATGGATGTGGACTTGCCGTTGGATATGGAAGCATCGACAAATGTAGGTATAACGAACTTGCAGACTGATACAGATGGGTTCATTGAGAAAAAGCACTTGGGGCAATCAGAAGATGAAGGTTCTGAGAAGGATCTGGGAGTTGTTGCTGATGATGTTCTGGCTGTGCCAAAATGTGGTTTCGATGGTGACATCAAGTCAATGGAACAGGTGGAAGGTAAGGTAGAGACTGCATTGAGTTATGAACAGCGTATGGGGGTTCATGAAAGTCTTGTTTCTACTGCTGAGAAAGAACATGGAAAAGAGTCTACTGAGCCAACTGTCGCTCTTGTGGATGAACCTGTATGTGCGGAAGGACCAAAGGGAGATGAGGTGAGATTGAACTGTGCAGTTGACCTCCATGCTGAACCACGTGCTACTGCCGGGCATATGATGTGCTCAGAAATAACACACCCTGCAGTGTCTGGAAATGGTCTGGATGATAGAAAACATACGAAGAGTAGTGCAGATACAAATAGCAATACTAGTACTTTATTTTGCTTTCCACCAGATTCTCCAAACAGTAAAGCTTCTGGCAGTGTGGCAGATAGAAGAATTATTCCTGGTTTTAGCTCGACTTCCAATGTACAACATCAGGTCTCTTTGGAGGGTCTTTCATCTGTTCATAATCCTCAAATTATATCATGGCCACCGAAAGAGAGTTGTCCTGTGTCTGCAAGTTTAGTATTACAGGATTCTTCTGTTGTCCATAGTGCGGATCATATGCAGCCtccactaccaccaccatcCTCAACTCTTAATGTTGAGGAGCAGGGAAATAAGCAGCAACTGGAATCTTCAAATGCAGATATTTACCATCAATATCTTTTGGGACAGTCGTTGAATCAGGTGGTCACCTCACAGATTCTCAGAGGCTATCCTCTCCATGTGTTGAACAAGAAAGAGATTAATGGGGATATCGACAGCAAAAGCAGTGGGAAGTCCTCTGTAGTTAATAGTTTCTCAAAGATGAACAGAGATCAACATTCCTATCAGCATTTTGTGCAGGAATCATATGACAAGAAGTGCACCACGTCAATACTTCCCCATTCCGTGGATGCGCTCTATCTTCCGCCCAGAACTCAAGAACAGTCGACGAGTGATCATCCCAGACCCCATTTGTTGAGTAGCCCAGATGTGGCAGAAAACTCACGTAAGACTGGTGATGTCAAATTGTTTGGTCAAATTCTTAGTCATCCCTCGCCTTTGCAGAAGCCGAATCCCACCTCCAGTCGTGATGGTGATGACAAGGGGATGTCTCCTGATACTAGTGGCAGGGCATTTAACTTGAAATTCACACCTAATCAAGGGACTGATGGTTCTTCAGTTATGCCTAAGGTTGATCCTTGCAAGAATTCAAGCTTGGATGATTTCCCCATGATGAGTTACGGTTTTTGGGATGGGAACCGGATACAGACTGGGCTGTCATCATTACCAGATCCTGCAGTCTTATTGGCGAAATATCCTGTAGCATTTGGGGACTATTCAACATCCTCGTCATGCAGGGTTGAACCGCA
- the LOC122082443 gene encoding uncharacterized protein LOC122082443 isoform X1: protein MPPEPSTWDRKDLFKEKKNERSDALGSVARWRDSHHGSRDFARWGSDDFRRPQGHGKQDGYQLFPDDSGYGCTISRSGERVADDDICRFPASRAEAKYGRNSRESKGSFSQKDWKGNISERDTDVNFSSSGRPHEISAQRLVPHEISAQRSVDDLLTYPSHPHSDIENSSWDQLNCKDHHDKMGGLDGLGTGYRYDKDHSFGPINWKPRKWTRSGSLSSRGSGFSHSGSSRCIKADSEEMKPDLRHGKVPSACIPSGDASVAVNNAAPVDESCLRKKQRLGWGQGLAKYEKAKVEGPDEIIGKGGLFSCSNNNRIMHGPVPSMSDKSPRITGLSECASPATPSSVACSSSPGVDDKSYNKVADIDNDMSNLSDSPDQGFQNFLEEFPVSLENLELNPLNNLSSLLSDLVQAEDASSGDSCFVRSTGTNKLLLLKSDILKAIEKTEYEIDLFDSELKSLNLELEIGGFCLRGPSSLQVISVPKHCTEVCDASNVLPTTAPLQVAAAGEVLEEKPMIHNDTLVDVCTGVGDEDIDSPRTSTSKFVEPPCVKNPDSSADVAKHEESSMGLEVASSTTAGGQSLLPSDKKRPAASVSGAAESNHRVEINVSGVEEANNLVKINSSAQISSNLGPHSGKECKLHSSIFASNKDNARKAFEVFNKLLPSEQHEVDIWGASCAFNLQNRVLVKKKLATRKCFLRFKERILTMKFRAIQYLWKDDMRLLSRRKSRSKFQRRFEMSSRVSHAGHQKNRSSIRSRFTSTVGNSPSVYSREMMDFASKLLSDSQIKLYRNSLKMPALILDEKERKLSRFITTNGLVEDPCAVEKEKSMINPWTLKEKEIFMEMLATFGKDFKKIASFLEHKTTADCVEFYYKNQKSESFDKIKKKLDLRKLERSYPANTYLVTSGKKWNREVNAASLDMLGAASVIAAQADESLKAHQICEGKLSWVGLHGFKTCDDAALEVSTGVDILAKDKEATAADVLTGICGALSSEAMSSCVTSSVDPGEGCQEWKSQKVSYRNNQPLTPEVMQLVDDEETCSDDSCGELDSVDWTDDEKSIFIQALRAYGKDFGKISRCMGTRSQDQCKIFFSKARKCLGLDVIQPGPGNDGMPVSDTNGGRSDTEDACVVEMESAICSTQSSSRMDVDLPLDMEASTNVGITNLQTDTDGFIEKKHLGQSEDEGSEKDLGVVADDVLAVPKCGFDGDIKSMEQVEGKVETALSYEQRMGVHESLVSTAEKEHGKESTEPTVALVDEPVCAEGPKGDEVRLNCAVDLHAEPRATAGHMMCSEITHPAVSGNGLDDRKHTKSSADTNSNTSTLFCFPPDSPNSKASGSVADRRIIPGFSSTSNVQHQVSLEGLSSVHNPQIISWPPKESCPVSASLVLQDSSVVHSADHMQPPLPPPSSTLNVEEQGNKQQLESSNADIYHQYLLGQSLNQVVTSQILRGYPLHVLNKKEINGDIDSKSSGKSSVVNSFSKMNRDQHSYQHFVQESYDKKCTTSILPHSVDALYLPPRTQEQSTSDHPRPHLLSSPDVAENSRKTGDVKLFGQILSHPSPLQKPNPTSSRDGDDKGMSPDTSGRAFNLKFTPNQGTDGSSVMPKVDPCKNSSLDDFPMMSYGFWDGNRIQTGLSSLPDPAVLLAKYPVAFGDYSTSSSCRVEPQPLPPTVKRNDHNLGCVSIFPSKDVVSGDFQAYRTYDGTEVQPFMVDMKRHDVFSEMQKRNGYEGVPGFQTQGRVAGMNGVGGGSILVGGGSCTGVSDPVAAIQMHYASAERYGGGQAGSIREEESWRRGDIGR from the exons ATGCCGCCGGAACCTTCGACCTGGGATCGGAAGGATCTttttaaggagaagaagaatgagagatcGGATGCCCTAGGCTCTGTTGCAAGATGGAGGGACTCTCATCACGGATCTCGCGATTTTGCCCGATGGGGCTCGGACGACTTTCGCCGCCCTCAAG GTCATGGTAAGCAGGATGGTTACCAGCTCTTTCCCGATGATTCAGGTTATGGATGTACGATTTCACGGTCCGGCGAGAGAGTAGCAGATGATGATATCTGCCGGTTTCCTGCTTCCCGTGCCGAGGCAAAATACGGGCGGAACAGCCGGGAAAGTAAAGGATCTTTCAGCCAGAAGGACTGGAAAGGTAATATTTCGGAGAGGGATACTGATGTCAATTTTAGCTCCTCAGGCAGGCCGCATGAAATAAGTGCTCAGAGGTTAGTGCCGCATGAGATAAGTGCTCAGAGGTCAGTCGATGATCTTTTAACATACCCATCTCACCCTCATTCTGACATTGAAAACTCGTCATGGGATCAACTCAACTGCAAAGATCATCATGATAAGATGGGTGGTCTTGATGGCTTGGGTACAGGCTACAGATATGACAAAGATCACTCGTTTGGCCCGATCAACTGGAAGCCCCGGAAATGGACCCGTTCTGGTAGCCTGTCATCACGTGGCTCTGGTTTCAGCCACTCGGGAAGCAGCAGGTGCATCAAAGCCGattcagaggaaatgaagcCCGACTTACGGCACGGGAAAGTACCTTCAGCTTGTATACCTTCTGGGGATGCTTCTGTTGCTGTAAATAATGCTGCACCTGTTGATGAGTCCTGTCTCAGAAAGAAGCAGCGTCTTGGATGGGGCCAGGGGCTGGCAAAGTACGAGAAGGCGAAGGTTGAAGGTCCTGATGAAATTATTGGAAAGGGTGGATTGTTTTCATGTTCAAACAACAATAGAATTATGCATGGTCCTGTTCCAAGCATGTCCGACAAAAGCCCCAGAATCACAGGTCTATCAGAATGTGCCTCTCCCGCAACTCCGTCTTCTGTGGCATGCAGTTCATCGCCAG GAGTGGATGACAAATCATATAATAAGGTGGCAGATATTGATAATGATATGAGTAATTTAAGTGATTCACCTGATCAAGGATTTCAGAATTTCCTGGAAGAGTTCCCTGTTAGTCTAGAGAATTTGGAGCTCAATCCCTTGAATAATTTAAGCTCCCTTCTTTCTGATCTAGTACAAGCTGAGGATGCCAGCTCTGGTGACTCTTGTTTTGTGAGATCAACTGGCACGAATAAGTTGCTGCTATTAAAAAGTGATATTTTGAAGGCGATTGAGAAGACTGAATATGAAATTGATTTGTTTGACAGTGAGCTCAAATCCTTGAATTTGGAATTGGAAATTGGTGGTTTTTGTTTAAGAGGGCCCAGTTCTTTACAAGTGATTAGTGTGCCCAAACATTGTACAGAAGTATGTGATGCATCTAATGTATTGCCAACAACAGCTCCGCTGCAAGTAGCTGCTGCGGGAGAGGTCCTTGAGGAGAAGCCAATGATTCACAATGATACCTTGGTAGATGTATGTACTGGAGTTGGGGATGAGGATATCGACAGTCCAAGAACTTCTACGTCCAAGTTTGTGGAACCACCATGCGTGAAAAATCCAGACTCTTCTGCAGATGTGGCAAAGCATGAAGAATCTTCTATGGGTTTAGAAGTAGCCAGCTCTACAACTGCTGGTGGACAAAGTTTATTACCCTCTGACAAAAAAAGGCCAGCAGCAAGTGTATCTGGGGCAGCGGAATCAAATCACCGTGTTGAAATCAATGTATCTGGGGTGGAAGAAGCAAATAACCTTGTTAAAATCAATTCCAGTGCTCAGATTTCCAGTAACTTGGGCCCGCATAGTGGCAAAGAATGTAAACTGCATTCTTCAATATTTGCTTCGAATAAAGATAATGCAAGAAAAGCATTTGAAGTATTTAATAAACTATTGCCCTCTGAGCAACATGAAGTTGATATTTGGGGAGCCAGCTGTGCCTTTAACTTGCAGAACAGGGTACTTGTTAAGAAGAAACTTGCAACAAGGAAATGTTTCCTGCGATTCAAGGAGAGAATTCTCACCATGAAGTTTCGGGCAATTCAATACTTATGGAAGGATGACATGCGTTTACTTTCAAGGAGGAAGAGCCGGTCGAAGTTTCAAAGGCGATTTGAAATGAGTTCCCGAGTGTCGCATGCTGGTCACCAGAAAAATCGATCATCTATCCGGTCTCGGTTTACTTCAACTG TTGGTAATTCACCATCGGTTTATAGCAGAGAGATGATGGATTTTGCCAGCAAGCTGCTGTCAGATTCCCAAATTAAGCTCTATAGGAATAGTCTGAAGATGCCTGCATTAATCTTGGATGAGAAGGAGAGGAAGCTTTCAAGGTTCATTACCACAAATGGATTAGTTGAGGACCCCTGTGCTGTTGAGAAGGAAAAGTCAATGATCAATCCATGGACTTTGAAGGAGAAGGAAATTTTCATGGAGATGCTTGCTACGTTTGGGAAGGACTTCAAAAAAATTGCCTCTTTTCTTGAGCACAAGACAACTGCTGATTGTGTTGAGTTCTACTACAAAAACCAGAAATCAGAAAGttttgataaaataaagaaaaaattggaTCTGAGAAAGCTAGAAAGAAGTTACCCTGCGAATACTTACCTAGTGACATCAGGAAAGAAGTGGAATCGAGAGGTTAATGCCGCTTCCCTTGATATGCTAGGAGCAGCTTCTGTGATAGCAGCTCAAGCTGATGAAAGCTTGAAGGCTCATCAGATTTGCGAGGGAAAGTTGTCTTGGGTGGGTTTACATGGCTTCAAAACATGTGATGATGCTGCCTTGGAAGTGTCAACTGGTGTTGATATTCTTGCAAAGGACAAAGAAGCTACAGCTGCTGATGTGTTAACTGGAATATGTGGTGCTCTATCATCCGAGGCAATGAGCTCCTGTGTTACAAGTTCTGTTGACCCAGGCGAGGGTTGTCAAGAGTGGAAGAGCCAGAAGGTTAGCTACAGAAACAATCAACCTTTGACACCTGAGGTTATGCAGCTTGTTGATGACGAAGAAACTTGTTCAGATGATAGCTGTGGGGAGTTGGATTCAGTTGATTGGACAGATGATGAGAAGTCCATTTTCATACAGGCACTGAGAGCTTATGGTAAGGATTTTGGAAAGATCTCCCGTTGTATGGGGACAAGGTCACAAGATCAATGCAAAATCTTCTTTAGTAAGGCCCGGAAGTGTCTTGGCCTGGATGTGATCCAGCCTGGGCCAGGCAATGATGGAATGCCAGTGAGTGATACCAATGGAGGAAGGAGTGACACTGAAGATGCTTGTGTTGTGGAGATGGAGTCTGCCATTTGCAGCACTCAATCATCATCTAGGATGGATGTGGACTTGCCGTTGGATATGGAAGCATCGACAAATGTAGGTATAACGAACTTGCAGACTGATACAGATGGGTTCATTGAGAAAAAGCACTTGGGGCAATCAGAAGATGAAGGTTCTGAGAAGGATCTGGGAGTTGTTGCTGATGATGTTCTGGCTGTGCCAAAATGTGGTTTCGATGGTGACATCAAGTCAATGGAACAGGTGGAAGGTAAGGTAGAGACTGCATTGAGTTATGAACAGCGTATGGGGGTTCATGAAAGTCTTGTTTCTACTGCTGAGAAAGAACATGGAAAAGAGTCTACTGAGCCAACTGTCGCTCTTGTGGATGAACCTGTATGTGCGGAAGGACCAAAGGGAGATGAGGTGAGATTGAACTGTGCAGTTGACCTCCATGCTGAACCACGTGCTACTGCCGGGCATATGATGTGCTCAGAAATAACACACCCTGCAGTGTCTGGAAATGGTCTGGATGATAGAAAACATACGAAGAGTAGTGCAGATACAAATAGCAATACTAGTACTTTATTTTGCTTTCCACCAGATTCTCCAAACAGTAAAGCTTCTGGCAGTGTGGCAGATAGAAGAATTATTCCTGGTTTTAGCTCGACTTCCAATGTACAACATCAGGTCTCTTTGGAGGGTCTTTCATCTGTTCATAATCCTCAAATTATATCATGGCCACCGAAAGAGAGTTGTCCTGTGTCTGCAAGTTTAGTATTACAGGATTCTTCTGTTGTCCATAGTGCGGATCATATGCAGCCtccactaccaccaccatcCTCAACTCTTAATGTTGAGGAGCAGGGAAATAAGCAGCAACTGGAATCTTCAAATGCAGATATTTACCATCAATATCTTTTGGGACAGTCGTTGAATCAGGTGGTCACCTCACAGATTCTCAGAGGCTATCCTCTCCATGTGTTGAACAAGAAAGAGATTAATGGGGATATCGACAGCAAAAGCAGTGGGAAGTCCTCTGTAGTTAATAGTTTCTCAAAGATGAACAGAGATCAACATTCCTATCAGCATTTTGTGCAGGAATCATATGACAAGAAGTGCACCACGTCAATACTTCCCCATTCCGTGGATGCGCTCTATCTTCCGCCCAGAACTCAAGAACAGTCGACGAGTGATCATCCCAGACCCCATTTGTTGAGTAGCCCAGATGTGGCAGAAAACTCACGTAAGACTGGTGATGTCAAATTGTTTGGTCAAATTCTTAGTCATCCCTCGCCTTTGCAGAAGCCGAATCCCACCTCCAGTCGTGATGGTGATGACAAGGGGATGTCTCCTGATACTAGTGGCAGGGCATTTAACTTGAAATTCACACCTAATCAAGGGACTGATGGTTCTTCAGTTATGCCTAAGGTTGATCCTTGCAAGAATTCAAGCTTGGATGATTTCCCCATGATGAGTTACGGTTTTTGGGATGGGAACCGGATACAGACTGGGCTGTCATCATTACCAGATCCTGCAGTCTTATTGGCGAAATATCCTGTAGCATTTGGGGACTATTCAACATCCTCGTCATGCAGGGTTGAACCGCA